CCTCATGCACGGCAGCGTCATTAGAAACCGCCGAATCATGAGTGTTCTGGGTTTGCTGGGACTTGCGATCTTGTGGATGCCGCCAACGCAGTGGAAAGCAGTGCATAACCGAGAGCATCACAACAAAACGAATTCTCTGACAGATCCCGACCGCAATTACTTAAACGAGCAGCCGAAAACCTGGGGAAAATGGATTCAAAATTTATTTGTCCCCTCTGCCGAAGTGAATCCTTTGTGGTTAACTGTGGGGATGACAAGTGCTTGGGGCGTTCATACTTTTAGAAACCTCACCTCGGTGCTGTTTTTTAATGATGAATCGGTTGATTATGTGCCGGCTGCTTTTACAGTCAGCGATAAAGAAAGGCGGGCAATTGCGGGTGAAGTTCTCATAATTTTAGCGCTTCATCTGTGTATTCTCAGCTTCTTGCAATTTAACCCACTCAAACTCGTACTGGGTTACTTTCTTCCCATCGGGATTGGTTATGCCGGCCTGATGTTTTATATTTATACCAATCATATGCTTTCCCCGATGACAAGCATTAATGATCCCTTGCTCAATAGCTTGTCAATCCGGGTGCCTAAATTTTTTGATTGGTTGCATCTCAATTTTTCTTACCACACGGAGCATCATATTTTCCCTGGCATGAACTCTGATTATTACCCCCAAGTCAGAGAATTGCTAGAACTTCACTATCCGGGTCGGATGAATATATTGGATGCCGGCGAAGCTTGGCAGTTGTTGCTGCAAACTCCTCGGCATTACAAAGATGACAATACCTTTACAGATTGGTCAGAAGAAAAATCTGTAACTAGCCCGCTAAGTCAAAGTTTGCTTTAAAACTGAAAAATTGTCTTTGGCTGCTTGCTTCGGTTTTCTAAGTAGGTAGCCATCATTAAATACAGCCCTGTAGTCCCCTTTAGCAAGGGAGACGGCGACAGCCGGGGGTTGAAGTGATTGTTTCTCCAGCACTTCAACCCCCGGCTTTGTTGTCGAGTTCGGTAGAGCCGGCAAGCTGGGATTAAGAGAATTTATGAAAACTCTCAAAATTCTCTAGATCGTCTAAAGTGAATGTTTAACCTGGTGATGTCGCCAGTATGAGCTACTGTCTCAACCCTGCTTGCCTGAAGGCCCAAAACCCAGACTCCGCAAGTTTCTGCTTAACTTGTGGTTCGCTGCTGCGGCTGAAAGAGCGCTACAAAGCGATTGAGCCAATCGGTGCCGGCAGCTTTGGCAGAACGTTTTTAGCGGAAGACGCACATCGTCTGGAGAGTTTGTGCGTAATTAAGCAATTGTTGCCACAGCCGCATATTCAAAATAATTCTCAGGCAATGGCTAAGGCGATCAAGTTGTTTAAGCGGGAAGCGCGGCAGTTGTTTCACTTAGGACATCATCCCCAGATTCCATCGCTGTTTGCGTTTTTTGAGCAAAACCGGCTCTTGTATTTGGTGCAAGAGTTAATTGATGGGCACGATCTCTCGCACGAATTGGGCAAGGGCAAACGCAAGGGTTCTGACAATGAGGGACAAAGCCGGCAGTTGTTGAAAGAGTTGCTGCCGGTGTTGCAATTTGTCCATGAGCATCAGGTGATTCACCGGGATATCAAACCGATGAATATTCTACGCCGGCACAATGGGGAATTGGTGCTGATTGATTTCGGGGTTGCCAAGCAGCTAACCGGCAACGGCAGCAACCAAGCCGGCTCAAGAGTGGGGACAGAAGGATATGCGCCTATTGAGCAAATACGGGGTGGCAAGGCTTATCCAGCGAGCGATCTTTACAGTTTGGGTGTGACTTGTATTCAGTTGCTCACCCAAGGCTCACTGGATGAGCTTTATGATGCGATGGAAGGGCGCTGGGTATGGCGAGAATTTCTAAGCGCGAAAGGAATAAATATTACCCCTGAGTTGGCTGAAATTTTAGACAAAATGCTGAAAGATGGGGTGAATGAGCGCTATCAATCCGCCGCAGAAGTGCTTAAAGACCTTAATAAAATCCCCGCAATTTTTAATAAGCAGCCCGTGAGTTCTACTGTTGGTTTGGGACATTTAACGGCTGCAAAGATAGGGGTGAAATCCACCAAAACGATCAAAAATCCTAAATCAAAAAGTGTGCCGGTTTGGCGATGTGTGCAAACCTTGATCGGTCATACAAAAGAGGTGAATTCCATTGCCCTCAGTCCTCAAGCTTACGTTCTGGTGAGTGGCAGTTGGGATCACACGATTAAAGTCTGGAATCTGAACACCGGCACGCTAATTCACACGCTGCGAGGCCATTTCGGTCATGTCAGTTCCGTTGCGATTAGTCCAGATGGTTACATTCTCGTCAGTGGCAGTTGGGATCGCACGATTAAAGTCTGGAATTTGGGCAGTGGCAAACTGATTCATACGCTGAAAGGACATAACAATTATGTGAATTCTGTGGCGATTAGTCCCGATGCTCAAACCCTTGTTAGCAGCAGTTGGGATAAAACAATTAAAGTCTGGCAGTTGAATACAGGACAGCTTATAGAAACCCTGACCGGCTCAGATTGTGTTCGCACTCTGGCGATTAGTCCGAATGGGAAACTTCTCGCCGGCGGCAGTGATGACCGGCTGGTTAAATTATGGGGATTGGGTGCCGGTGGCAGACCCGACAGTGCCAATTGTTGCACCCTTGCCGGTCATTCAAATTGCGTTCGTTCTGTTGCTTTCAGTCCCGATGGGCAACTTTTAGCCAGTGGCAGTTGGGATAATACGATTGAGCTGTGGGAGATCCACAGACAGCCGGCAACTAAGCCGCTACGCACCCTTGCCGGTCATTCCAGCT
Above is a window of Microcoleus sp. FACHB-672 DNA encoding:
- a CDS encoding fatty acid desaturase, translating into MTLQNLKNLADEQIMVSQPEYAKKLRPLLPPEAFEPAPSKLVLLLLNLVILMGGWAIASTLDHWPAYLLWLYLPISLVMGNSVIVLLFSSHNLMHGSVIRNRRIMSVLGLLGLAILWMPPTQWKAVHNREHHNKTNSLTDPDRNYLNEQPKTWGKWIQNLFVPSAEVNPLWLTVGMTSAWGVHTFRNLTSVLFFNDESVDYVPAAFTVSDKERRAIAGEVLIILALHLCILSFLQFNPLKLVLGYFLPIGIGYAGLMFYIYTNHMLSPMTSINDPLLNSLSIRVPKFFDWLHLNFSYHTEHHIFPGMNSDYYPQVRELLELHYPGRMNILDAGEAWQLLLQTPRHYKDDNTFTDWSEEKSVTSPLSQSLL
- a CDS encoding serine/threonine-protein kinase — translated: MSYCLNPACLKAQNPDSASFCLTCGSLLRLKERYKAIEPIGAGSFGRTFLAEDAHRLESLCVIKQLLPQPHIQNNSQAMAKAIKLFKREARQLFHLGHHPQIPSLFAFFEQNRLLYLVQELIDGHDLSHELGKGKRKGSDNEGQSRQLLKELLPVLQFVHEHQVIHRDIKPMNILRRHNGELVLIDFGVAKQLTGNGSNQAGSRVGTEGYAPIEQIRGGKAYPASDLYSLGVTCIQLLTQGSLDELYDAMEGRWVWREFLSAKGINITPELAEILDKMLKDGVNERYQSAAEVLKDLNKIPAIFNKQPVSSTVGLGHLTAAKIGVKSTKTIKNPKSKSVPVWRCVQTLIGHTKEVNSIALSPQAYVLVSGSWDHTIKVWNLNTGTLIHTLRGHFGHVSSVAISPDGYILVSGSWDRTIKVWNLGSGKLIHTLKGHNNYVNSVAISPDAQTLVSSSWDKTIKVWQLNTGQLIETLTGSDCVRTLAISPNGKLLAGGSDDRLVKLWGLGAGGRPDSANCCTLAGHSNCVRSVAFSPDGQLLASGSWDNTIELWEIHRQPATKPLRTLAGHSSYVYSVAFGEDGKILASGSRDGTIKLWQMDTCDPAHTLTGHSGPVYSVAFSPDSQTLVSGSDDATIKIWRCE